A genomic segment from Heptranchias perlo isolate sHepPer1 chromosome 18, sHepPer1.hap1, whole genome shotgun sequence encodes:
- the LOC137334469 gene encoding vasopressin V2 receptor-like — MRLGFNQSNTPRETGEGNETLYTGHNPGPAKIAVLSCVFVLATLGNGIFLCTLWQKRKRNSRTRLYLCHLCTADLVVTFFQVLPQLLWEVTDTFMAPNAVCKTVKYLQIVGMFASTYLLVVMTLDRYQAICKPMTSITKSSLQRHLAVGLAWALSLIFSVPQIFIFSMQEVQPQVFECWATFIKPWGRKSYITWTTLVVFAIPAAVLIICQVKICRTIYLTEQKNRQEMISLTKASMMGARVGTLTMGVPSALLKTLKMTFVVVVVYILCWAPFFIVQLWSVWDPTGAPTNGSPFTIIMLLAGLNSCTNPWIYMAFSASVSLCLSERKASACLMIHIIYPSTSVVPWITI, encoded by the exons ATGAGACTTGGATTCAATCAAAGCAACACCCCACGGGAGACTGGTGAAGGGAATGAGACTCTATACACTGGGCACAACCCAGGGCCGGCGAAAATAGCCGTGCTCAGTTGCGTCTTCGTCCTGGCAACTTTGGGCAACGGCATCTTCCTCTGCACTCTGTGGCAAAAGCGCAAGAGAAACAGCCGCACCCGCCTCTACCTCTGCCACCTGTGCACGGCCGATCTGGTCGTGACCTTCTTCCAGGTGCTGCCCCAGCTTTTGTGGGAGGTCACGGACACGTTCATGGCGCCCAACGCGGTCTGCAAAACCGTCAAGTACCTGCAGATCGTCGGAATGTTTGCTTCTACCTATCTGCTGGTCGTGATGACTCTCGATCGGTATCAAGCCATCTGCAAGCCCATGACCTCCATCACCAAGAGCTCGTTGCAGAGGCACTTGGCCGTAGGTCTCGCCTGGGCTTTGTCCTTGATCTTCAGCGTCCCTCAGATCTTCATCTTCTCGATGCAAGAGGTACAGCCCCAGGTATTCGAGTGCTGGGCGACCTTTATCAAACCGTGGGGCAGAAAATCATATATAACTTGGACAACCTTGGTCGTCTTTGCGATCCCAGCAGCCGTTCTGATTATATGCCAGGTCAAAATATGCAGAACCATTTACCTAACGGAACAAAAGAACAGGCAAGAAATGATTTCATTGACAAAAGCGAGCATGATGGGGGCGAGAGTAGGCACTCTCACCATGGGGGTACCCAGCGCCTTGCTGAAAACGCTGAAGATGACCTTTGTGGTGGTAGTGGTGTATATTTTATGTTGGGCACCGTTCTTCATTGTGCAGCTCTGGTCAGTTTGGGACCCGACTGGAGCACCGACAAATG gaTCACCATTCACCATTATAATGCTCCTTGCAGGCCTCAACAGTTGCACAAACCCATGGATCTACATGGCCTTCT CTGCTTCTGTATCACTGTGTTTGTCAGAACGGAAAGCATCTGCCTGTTTAATGATCCATATTATTTATCCCAGTACATCCGTCGTACCGTGGATTACGATCTAG